In Planococcus citri chromosome 4, ihPlaCitr1.1, whole genome shotgun sequence, the genomic window gactcattgattttcaaaaattaactaaaaatcgaaaatgaactttagtatttgaaattttgactgatgaatgatgatttatttttgcaaGCTCTTTCGAGTCGGCTTTgttcaattcgaaaaattgtttccaGGCAAGAACCCTTATTTTTATTGAAGAAGGAAGAAGGAAAAACATTCACAAAACACACAAGgggcacttttttttcttcagaaactCATACAAACCTGCGGTAACATTTTAGCAGGACCAACATTCATCCCACCAACTTTAACTAAATTCGGAGGCACAGGTATGGCAGCATGAAACCCCGGATAGTTGTTAAAAAACGTCACGCTGGTATTTTTCACAATCTCTTCCATCGGTGGCACATCATCGCCGAAAACCTCTCGAGCAAATTTTTCAGCAGGAATAATCGAATACAAAGATCCGATAGTTTTTATCACCAGGTAATAATACGTATTGAATAATCTATCCCCAAACGACATCTTTGGAATAGGAGAAACTCCGCTGACCATATTAGGTACATAAGCCGGATTTGAAATAGCTCCTATTATATCAGCAACAAAAGGCAGGATCATATTcggaaaaatattgatcattggGCAAGCGAACTTGTAAGCAAACCCAGCGTACCAgtcaaaatggctcaaatcgGTTAAAAATAGATCAAATTGATCTGTAGACTTGAAGAGATCATCCATAGGCGAACATTTCACAAACTCTGTACTCGATTTAGGTTGAAACTCGTAACACATTTGCAACGAGGCCATTATATTGTCAGATGCCATAATATCGTCGATGGTTCCTGGTTTAGGGGGTTTAGATGGCATACATGGTCTTATATCTATTTCACGGTATTTAAtcgaatgagaatttttaaactCGGGGTACATTGTGTACACGGTGAGGTTATGCCCACGTTCAGTTAATTTGGCCAGGAGGGGTTTAGCGAACGCGTAATGACTTCTGAATGGTACCGGAAAGAAGCACAAAATATTGGCCCCATTGGCCAAGTAACACAAGCACAACAAAATGATCACGGTTTTCATAATTTAGGTACAACACGACGACGAGAAAATCAGATGGCACGTCTAAATTGACATCACGAAAATTGTGCACTGCCTACTCCCAATTTTAAGTCGTAATACTTAGACGcagatatactcgtaggtacctagcttAATTATGTAATATTTCTCAGTAGATTACGTTGAATTGTTATCTCATTCATTCAGATAATatgttcatttcattattttatttgtataaGACGTAAATCTAAAATAGAATAAACAAATCAAAAGGTGAACTGAAGGAAAGTCTATTTTAAGATCATCTGTCTCAAAGTAACATCCGCATTTTAccgtagaaaatttcaaaattgagaaaaaacctCACCTAAtgagggtgtctaccaaaatttgatattctaATATCACGACTTTTTGCGACCCTTTTTCGCGACATTTTTCGCGACCCTTTTTTTCGCGTTCTTTTATCgcaactttttaacaaaaaaaaaattattttcaataaattttacacttttttcagaGACTATCAATAGTTCTCATGCGACataaaaacatgcaaaaaatacatactctgctaaattcaaattcataccCTATGCAACATTCAATCACTATGACAAatgttctttttaaaaaatactaacCTCAGGTAAAACTTTAGCAGGTCTCACATTCATACCACCAACTTGAATCAAATTAGGAGGCAAAGGTATCGCAGCATTAAGACCAGGATAATGATTAAAAAACGTCACACTGGTATTTTTCACAATCTCCTTCAACGTAGGCATCTCATCGCCAAAAACCTCACGAGCGAACTTCTCAGCAGGAATGGTTGTATAAAATAAGCCAATAGTTTGCATCATTAAGTAAACATACGTATTGAACAATCTATCTGCAAAAGGcatctttgaaattgaacaaacatTGCTGACATAATGAGTGACAAATGCCGGATTCGAAATAGCTCCAATGGTATCAGAAAGCCAGGGCATGACGGCCGTATTGGGAAAAACACTGATCATTGGACATCCAAACTTGTAAGCAAACCCAGCATACCAATCATTATGACTTATGTCAGTTACAAATAAATCGAACTGATCCGTAGACTCGAAAAGTTCATTAAGAGGTGCACATTTGAGAAAATCTTTACTCGATTTTGGTAGGAAACTGTACATCATGTTCAAAAATGACATCATGTTAAACGCCatgatattttcaagttttcctttTACTTCTTGCTGAGGTGGTATACATGGGCTAATATCCAATTGACGATACTTGAGTGATGAAGAAGTGTCCGGATATATTGTGTATACTGTGAGGTTATGCCCACGTTCGGCTAATTTCACCAGGAATGGTTCAGCGAAAGCGTAATGACTCCGGAATGGTAcaggaaaaaaacataaaatattgGCTCCATTTGTCCAGTCACACGAACACAATACGAGTATAATGGTTAAacttttcatgatttaaaaTCGATAGTCTACGCGCGGAAACTGATAGGTACTTCACTACTTCTTCACTAATCAAACAAAACTCTAGGACTGaacttacctacataattatgtatcaCTGAGAGTGAGAGACATTTGTATGGTAATTCATACAAAAACTATAGTTCCATAGGAAAAATCCGAATTACCATACTAGGGCTATTTGGTGGTTTTAATTAGCATACGAGATGACaacttgatcaaaattggaacGTACCTATCGATTATCTACTATACTTTGTGGCAAAACTTATGTtacaatgtacatacgagtacactgaaagtcgcttaatgttatacTTATAATGTTTGTATCAGCCCGATCTAATACAATGAAGCGACTTATTACTAGGAACGAAAAatatattctttaaaaaaacagaaaatatgcgcatattttatgcgcttattttggtaaaaatatgcaaaaaaaattcctaaaaagtcaaaatatgcaaaaatattcccagcaTTTTCTTcgcaatatgggtatcgttttacaagaaaaaacaaaatgaatccAATGGTAACCttgataatttaataaaatcacaatccaaaaaaaaaattggtgcccaaaaaattatttaaaaagtcaaattttgaaaagtcttaaaatattcactaaaaatcgggaaaagctgtgaaaattgagtaaatatgctgaaatatgcgccaaaaaaagtaaaatatgtgAGGAGTGAGGACGCATACAAAAAGAGATCAAACgaccgaaatttaaaaaaaaatttgtctccaaaattgttgtaggaactcttcAAGAATCGAATGGAATCTCCTcctataaaatttcagttttggtcGTCTGGTcccttttcgtatgcgccctcacatatgcaTTTATGGTCAAAATAATGCAAACGTATACAAAATAACATTTGCTCATTAGACTCGAAATTTCTCAATTCGCAAAGATATGTTGGATATTTCCTAAGTATATCTAATAGCACAGAAAAATATATGCAAAACAATATGTTCTTCGTCCCTACTTGTTACACaaacagattgaaaaaaaggtgatttttttttgtcaaaaatgttcacactgtttatttttttggattctacCTCTAAAAAACCGCATCAAAAGttagaacggctggaaatggcagAATTCGCCATTAGAGGATTAGTTCTGGACAAAATTCAGcgattcacgcaaatttcaaaaatttcctcgcaaatggGAAACTTTGGAttctttggatttttcaattttgaaaaaagctggtcaaaaaaccacttttgaggtgtcactctcaaaatcggctcaaatgtggataaactcgttaaacaggtcgagtataatatacaactcgatttttagctgcccaacttcatattcacgccttctggaacaaattcaaaatgctggagaaattgtaaaatcgcgttggaggctccagaacgcctggaaatggtgaaatttggatttggagaatAAATACGTATTGGTTTTAGGActaattttggccatttttactgatcaagtacgtagttttcaaaaaaaagcataaatcaccaaacaacgtcaattttgaattttcaaaccttcgccaaaaattgaaaaatgaacttgggcagctgaaaatttggttttgggggttttagacaatgctctttccaaaaatcgtggtctcgttcaaatcggagtgtgacatctcaagaggttcccttgtaagtaacCCAATCTGttcatattattgaaaattaatgttatCAAAGATTAAATGGTTTGTTAGTTGATAGCCAGACATTTTtactacatacctacgtattttcaacagatattctgaatttcatacaaaatgaacaatattaaatttttgttaaacaATCTAAGATTTTGATAATAGGCAAGTACACCGTTTTCTGTCTGAATCGAGCATTACCGAACAGTAATAGGAGATTTATCGAAGTCGATTTCATTTCAATGTCATGCCAGGTGAATTTTCATCTTATTGTATTGAAAATCTTCATCATAAAGTTCGCGATTTTTCCTTTGTACTTATACTGTATCGAAAGTGGGCTTTGAAGAATAATCGATGGAAACTCTGTGTTGGAAAATTTAcgatttcatttcgttttcacATCAGaggaattttcaacttgatctACTGAAAACCTTCATCAAAACGGTTGTGTCGAAAACATAGATCATCTTTGAGAtaactacctatttttaatgaaaatttcaattttcgaaaatttataattttaattcataatGAGAACTAAAACACCGAATAGTAGAAGATTGACATTTTGAtgtgaaatgaaatcaaacagttttggacaaaaaatcgaatttgattATGATTACCTAACGGAAAAGAAAGTTCCTCcctaaatctaaaatttctctCTCGATATGTCGACATTGTATCATACAATAGGTATCTTTAACAATAGATTGTCGATATTATGCGAGTATCGATCGAGAATTAATATTCGATTTAGGGAGGAGCCTTCTCCACAGTTGATCgaattctagtttttttcttttgactaaagcaattttttattatttttcatatagCTTCCCGACCGAATACATTTTTCTGGTGAGTGACAGCACCGGTTCATTGTTCTCTTGGAGATAAAAGTTTGAaggtaatttttagttttgaagccaaaaatgaaagtttttaaacGGTACAACACCATGATCGCCAATAGCCATCACGCACTGGTTTGATTTACAGAatagaaattaattaattcatgCCCTAGAAAATGTTCAGCAACCatctggaaaattttcttaaaaggaAAATACCAACCTCAGGTAAAACATGAGCAGGTTTCACATTCATACCACCAACTTGAATCAAATTAGGAGGCAAAGGTATCGCAGCATTAAGACCCGGATAATGATTAAAAAACGTCACGCTGGTATTTTTCACAATCTCCTTCAACGTAGGCATCTCATTGCCAAAAACCTCACGAGCGAACTTCTCAGCAGGAATCGTGGTATAAAATAAGCCAATAGTTTGCATCATTAAGTAAACGTACGTATTGAACAATCTATCCGCAAACAGcatctttgaaattgaacaaacatTGCTAGCATAATGAGTGACAAATGCCGGATTCGAGATAGCTCCTATGGTATCAGCAAACCACGGCATGACGGCCGTATTGGGAAAAACACTGATCATTGGACATCCAAACTTGTAGGCAAACCCAGCATACCAATCATTATGGACTCCATCGGTCACAAATAAATCGAACTGATCCGTAGACTCGAAAAGTTCATTCAGAGGTGCACATTTGAGAAAATCTTTACTCGATTTTGGTTGGAAATGgtacatcattttcaaaaatgacattatGTTGAATGccataatattttcaacttttcctttCACTTCTTGCTGAGGTGGTATACATGGGCTAATATCCAATTGACGATACTTGAGTGATGAAGAAGTGTCCGGATATATTGTGTATACGGTGAGGTTATGCCCACGTTCGGCTAATTTAACCAGATATGGTTCAGCGAAAGCGTAATGACTCCGGAATGGtacaggaaaaaaacacaaaatattgGCTCCATTTGTCCAGCCACACGAGCacaatacgagtaaaattattacacttttcatgatttaaaaTCGGTAGTCGACACGAGGAAATTgatatctaggtaggtacgagtacttcaCAACTTCTTCACTAATCAAACAAAACTCGTGGACTGGACTTAGGATCACATCGTTCTTCTAATCGTAGGTAAGTAGAAGTTCACATGAAATGCAAAACATTTTTATCTCAATGATAATTGCTTATTTATCATAAACGGAAAATAATTATATAGGTATAATAAACCACTCAAAATGTAGATATGtttatatataatttttttttctttcaaatttcgaCGTAAAATATACCATTTTCTACAATGGGTATGCAAATGTCTAATTAGAAGACAATTAATTAAGTAGATAACGGATTTTTTAGAATCAGAATTATCTTAATCCACTTGTATTTACTCAAGTTGATTTTAGTTTCTTCGTGACATCTTCATCTAATCTGTTTCATGATTGATTCAATCATTCGCGAGCGATATTTCCACTCTtgagtaaatcattcacgaacgaatcatcttcaattcttacttacttactgatgGATTCGAAAACGTCAAATTTCGCCACGTCCTTTTTCCCTGGAtttaattactaattagtaGTGATTCAGAcgattttgaatgatttgtcaataattctgaacaaatcgttcgcgaacgaattgtgcATAGTTTTCAATGGTAGGATTGAAACCCAAGAACtttaattatattttatgttttcagtatctcatttttgatttttcactttttcagtgattcattcgctcgcgaacgatttttcttatATGAGcaagtcattcgcgaacgaatcgttcacaatTCTAAATTATGTCTTAATACATATAGATCTATGATTGggtaaatgatttttatttgttttatgtTGTCGTGTATTATGTGATCTAATTTCCATGATTCAGTCGTTTTCAAGTGATTTGatgattctgagcaaatcgttcacgaacgaatttagcTCAGTTTTCAATGATAGGAAAAGGAATTAAACCGTGGGATCCACCATGTTGTCAATATAGGCAATAGGCatattcaataaattgaatcaatttgaattttcagcgattcattcgttcgcgaacgatttttctcctctgagcaattcgttcgcgaacgaatcactcattgataaaataatattgtgtcgtaggtacctactaaatatacg contains:
- the LOC135844663 gene encoding UDP-glycosyltransferase UGT5-like isoform X24, whose amino-acid sequence is MKSLTIILVLCSCDWTNGANILCFFPVPFRSHYAFAEPFLVKLAERGHNLTVYTIYPDTSSSLKYRQLDISPCIPPQQEVKGKLENIMAFNMMSFLNMMYSFLPKSSKDFLKCAPLNELFESTDQFDLFVTDISHNDWYAGFAYKFGCPMISVFPNTAVMPWLSDTIGAISNPAFVTHYVSNVCSISKMPFADRLFNTYVYLMMQTIGLFYTTIPAEKFAREVFGDEMPTLKEIVKNTSVTFFNHYPGLNAAIPLPPNLIQVGGMNVRPAKVLPENIEKFINESKHGVVYFCMGSLLRGETFPPEKREAFLYAFSKIPQRVLWKWEGDVLPGKSDNIMISKWMPQRDILAHPNVKLFISHGGLLGTSEAVYEGVPVLGIPIFGDQRTNIKSLEANGAGELLDYNEISKEVVLEKIQRLLNDPKYKENAKLLSDRYRDRPMSPLDTAVYWTEYVIRHKGAPHLRTAAADMPWYQYLLLDVIAFIVAVLVAGLLIIYYTTKFILRAIYGLICGGGAKKGSSKSDKKKRN
- the LOC135844663 gene encoding UDP-glycosyltransferase UGT5-like isoform X21, whose translation is MKTVIILLCLCYLANGANILCFFPVPFRSHYAFAKPLLAKLTERGHNLTVYTMYPEFKNSHSIKYREIDIRPCMPSKPPKPGTIDDIMASDNIMASLQMCYEFQPKSSTEFVKCSPMDDLFKSTDQFDLFLTDLSHFDWYAGFAYKFACPMINIFPNMILPFVADIIGAISNPAYVPNMVSGVSPIPKMSFGDRLFNTYYYLVIKTIGSLYSIIPAEKFAREVFGDDVPPMEEIVKNTSVTFFNNYPGFHAAIPVPPNLVKVGGMNVGPAKMLPQNIEKFINESKHGVVYFCMGSLLRGETFPPEKREAFLYAFSKIPQRVLWKWEGDVLPGKSDNIMISKWMPQRDILAHPNVKLFISHGGLLGTSEAVYEGVPVLGIPIFGDQRTNIKSLEANGAGELLDYNEISKEVVLEKIQRLLNDPKYKENAKLLSDRYRDRPMSPLDTAVYWTEYVIRHKGAPHLRTAAADMPWYQYLLLDVIAFIVAVLVAGLLIIYYTTKFILRAIYGLICGGGAKKGSSKSDKKKRN
- the LOC135844663 gene encoding UDP-glycosyltransferase UGT5-like isoform X22, which codes for MKSVIILLVLCSCGWTNGANILCFFPVPFRSHYAFAEPYLVKLAERGHNLTVYTIYPDTSSSLKYRQLDISPCIPPQQEVKGKVENIMAFNIMSFLKMMYHFQPKSSKDFLKCAPLNELFESTDQFDLFVTDGVHNDWYAGFAYKFGCPMISVFPNTAVMPWFADTIGAISNPAFVTHYASNVCSISKMLFADRLFNTYVYLMMQTIGLFYTTIPAEKFAREVFGNEMPTLKEIVKNTSVTFFNHYPGLNAAIPLPPNLIQVGGMNVKPAHVLPENIEKFINESKHGVVYFCMGSLLRGETFPPEKREAFLYAFSKIPQRVLWKWEGDVLPGKSDNIMISKWMPQRDILAHPNVKLFISHGGLLGTSEAVYEGVPVLGIPIFGDQRTNIKSLEANGAGELLDYNEISKEVVLEKIQRLLNDPKYKENAKLLSDRYRDRPMSPLDTAVYWTEYVIRHKGAPHLRTAAADMPWYQYLLLDVIAFIVAVLVAGLLIIYYTTKFILRAIYGLICGGGAKKGSSKSDKKKRN